In a genomic window of Sutcliffiella sp. FSL R7-0096:
- a CDS encoding winged helix-turn-helix transcriptional regulator produces the protein MLDHTDMKILDELSRNSRITMKGLGEKVHLTGPATSARVAKLEDSGVIEGYTIKVNRVKLGCYIHAFITIITESIFHQPYLSFIKTQEEYLINNYKISGDGCYILEGRFPSTELMNQFLEELNKHANYKLSIVINK, from the coding sequence ATGTTGGATCATACGGACATGAAGATCTTAGATGAATTATCAAGAAACAGTCGAATTACAATGAAAGGATTGGGAGAGAAAGTCCATCTGACCGGACCAGCCACTTCGGCCAGAGTGGCAAAATTAGAAGATAGTGGAGTTATTGAGGGGTATACGATTAAAGTAAACCGAGTTAAATTAGGTTGTTATATACATGCTTTTATTACCATAATTACAGAAAGTATTTTTCATCAACCTTATCTGTCATTCATTAAAACGCAAGAGGAATATTTAATAAATAATTATAAAATCAGTGGAGATGGTTGTTATATTCTTGAAGGTAGATTTCCTTCCACCGAGTTAATGAATCAGTTTTTAGAAGAACTAAATAAACATGCAAACTATAAATTATCGATTGTTATTAATAAATAG
- a CDS encoding MBL fold metallo-hydrolase yields the protein MNIHQIRNATIVIEYAGKKFLVDPMFAEKGTLPAFGSDVGLPPAPRQNQKNPLVGLPTSIDNIIANVNAVIVTHLHLDHWDEAAIEALPKDIKVFAQNDEDATEIKNVGFQNVEVLQKDTVFEGIHLIKTKGEHGRGEILQHAGHTCGVVFKHADEKALYVAGDTVWYDAVQEVIDTHNPEIIVINAGDNQFLVGGSLIMGKDDVYEVVKAAPNAKIVTVHMEAVNHWGLSREELKSFINEKGISNVLVPEDGESYSF from the coding sequence ATGAATATACATCAAATTCGTAATGCAACAATCGTTATTGAATACGCAGGGAAAAAATTTTTAGTTGATCCAATGTTTGCAGAAAAAGGAACTCTTCCAGCCTTTGGTTCAGATGTAGGTTTACCTCCTGCACCAAGACAAAATCAAAAAAATCCTTTAGTAGGCTTACCAACGTCCATTGATAATATTATCGCTAACGTTAATGCTGTTATTGTTACCCACCTGCATTTAGACCACTGGGATGAAGCTGCAATAGAAGCATTGCCAAAAGATATTAAAGTTTTTGCTCAAAATGATGAAGATGCAACAGAAATTAAAAACGTCGGTTTCCAAAATGTAGAAGTTTTACAAAAGGATACTGTTTTTGAAGGAATCCACTTGATTAAAACAAAAGGGGAACACGGCAGAGGTGAAATCTTACAGCATGCTGGTCATACATGTGGTGTTGTCTTTAAACATGCTGATGAGAAAGCATTATATGTTGCTGGAGATACAGTTTGGTATGATGCTGTGCAAGAAGTAATCGATACGCATAATCCAGAAATCATTGTAATCAATGCTGGGGACAACCAATTCCTTGTGGGTGGTTCTCTGATTATGGGTAAAGATGACGTCTATGAGGTAGTGAAGGCTGCTCCAAACGCAAAAATTGTTACTGTTCATATGGAAGCTGTAAACCATTGGGGATTATCAAGAGAAGAATTGAAAAGCTTTATTAATGAAAAAGGAATTTCTAATGTGTTAGTACCAGAGGATGGAGAATCTTATTCATTTTAA
- a CDS encoding ester cyclase, whose translation MSVEANKELVRSFFETIEQENYEALKDFCHKDYVFYPQIDAPYSGVQGLIESEKKNFDAFPGFKMPIVEMVAEGDLVAAYFIFEGRHTGIPFAGIPATGKKAKFSLMILLRISERKIIEQRSFVDVHDIIRQIKA comes from the coding sequence ATGTCTGTAGAAGCTAATAAAGAATTAGTTCGCAGTTTTTTTGAGACGATAGAACAAGAAAACTATGAAGCCCTTAAAGATTTTTGTCATAAAGATTATGTATTTTATCCACAAATTGACGCACCGTATTCGGGTGTTCAAGGCCTTATTGAATCAGAAAAGAAAAACTTTGATGCTTTCCCTGGCTTTAAAATGCCAATTGTAGAAATGGTAGCTGAAGGAGATCTTGTTGCTGCGTATTTTATCTTTGAAGGAAGACATACTGGTATCCCATTTGCTGGTATCCCCGCAACCGGAAAAAAAGCTAAATTTTCTCTTATGATTCTGTTACGTATTTCTGAAAGAAAAATTATTGAACAAAGATCTTTTGTAGATGTTCATGACATCATACGACAAATAAAGGCTTAA
- the dfr gene encoding DfrD/DfrG/DfrK family trimethoprim-resistant dihydrofolate reductase produces the protein MKVSLIVAMDINRVIGKENDIPWRIPKDWEYVKDTTKGHPIILGRKNLESIGRALPDRRNIILTRDKDFNFDGCEIVHSIEDVFELCKNEEEIFIFGGEQIYNMFLPYVEKMHITKIHHEFEGDTFFPEVNFDEWKEVSVEKGIMNDKNPYNYYFHVYERKTIFS, from the coding sequence ATGAAAGTTTCTTTAATTGTTGCGATGGATATTAATAGAGTAATTGGAAAAGAGAATGACATCCCCTGGAGAATTCCGAAAGATTGGGAGTATGTTAAAGATACTACAAAGGGACATCCAATCATATTAGGTAGAAAGAACCTTGAGTCAATCGGAAGGGCTTTACCTGACAGAAGGAATATTATTCTGACCAGAGATAAGGATTTTAACTTTGATGGTTGTGAAATTGTCCATTCAATCGAAGATGTTTTTGAGTTATGTAAAAATGAAGAAGAGATTTTCATTTTCGGGGGAGAACAGATTTATAATATGTTCTTGCCTTATGTTGAGAAAATGCACATTACAAAAATTCATCATGAATTCGAAGGAGATACATTTTTTCCTGAAGTTAATTTCGATGAGTGGAAAGAAGTATCTGTTGAAAAAGGAATTATGAATGACAAAAACCCTTATAACTACTATTTTCATGTTTATGAAAGAAAAACTATATTCAGCTAA
- a CDS encoding aminoglycoside phosphotransferase family protein, with the protein MPEKMHVDELEIEECLIRRLLVEQFPHWAELPLRKVEPAGTVNAVFRLGSEYSIRLARREGPTTPGGREFIWLPKLAPAVPLEIPVPIAQGRPNNDYPWFWEIHSWLKGETVSIDTIDAIQAARDLAGFVLALQQVDPTGGPLGRGIPLAQRDKDFRYWLARFNGDPAVTAVWESALSAPPWNGPPVWHHGDLDVRNWLVRDKRIRGVIDWETMGIGDPACDVMVAWKLHSPEARDVFLDAIRTDDATLARARGWVVSQAVGILAYYTPQNNPILYNEAKSWLDLVLDQA; encoded by the coding sequence ATGCCAGAGAAGATGCATGTTGATGAATTGGAAATTGAAGAGTGCCTTATACGTCGTTTACTTGTGGAACAGTTCCCCCACTGGGCAGAGTTACCCCTCCGTAAGGTTGAACCGGCTGGAACGGTAAATGCCGTTTTCCGACTTGGCAGCGAATACTCTATTAGGCTAGCGAGAAGGGAGGGACCGACAACACCAGGAGGGCGAGAGTTCATATGGCTACCAAAACTTGCGCCAGCAGTTCCACTTGAAATCCCTGTACCTATCGCTCAGGGGCGCCCTAATAACGATTATCCTTGGTTTTGGGAGATACATTCATGGCTGAAGGGTGAAACGGTGTCGATAGACACGATTGACGCGATTCAGGCAGCACGCGATCTCGCAGGGTTTGTCCTAGCACTTCAACAAGTTGATCCAACAGGAGGGCCTTTAGGACGCGGCATTCCTTTGGCACAACGGGACAAGGACTTCCGATATTGGCTAGCAAGATTTAATGGCGATCCCGCGGTGACTGCTGTATGGGAGTCGGCCCTTTCTGCACCTCCATGGAACGGTCCTCCTGTTTGGCATCATGGCGATTTAGATGTACGTAACTGGCTCGTACGTGATAAGCGTATCAGAGGTGTGATTGATTGGGAGACAATGGGTATAGGTGACCCTGCTTGTGATGTAATGGTCGCGTGGAAGTTGCATTCGCCAGAGGCACGCGATGTGTTCCTTGATGCTATCCGTACGGACGATGCTACATTGGCTAGGGCCCGCGGATGGGTTGTTTCACAGGCAGTTGGAATCCTTGCTTATTACACGCCGCAAAACAATCCAATTTTGTACAATGAGGCGAAATCTTGGCTAGACCTAGTGCTTGATCAAGCGTAA
- a CDS encoding tyrosine-type recombinase/integrase produces the protein MKVQEVLINDRKRYLLIDGDNKPVGPVLRFLKYLDNIGKAENTLKSYCHYLKFYFQFLNEKEKEYKEVDLNLLAEYVSWLRSPNQSTKVIQFQQTKARRSERTVNTMVTCVQSFYDYLMRIEDYEKDLSEKTKKQVIGNYRSFKPFLHHISKGKPLDKNILKIKEPRREVLTLTKDQVQSIHDACSNIRDALLVRILYEGGLRIGEALSLWIEDFDIGSTSIQVRESKTVNGKGRRVYVSGDTMNVFQDYLIDYHDADTNHVFINLTGPNKGEPLNYQAAFDVIKRIRKKTQIDITPHMLRHTYATELHEQGVEISIIQKLLGHSNVQTTIKTYVHPTDVTIRKEWQKAHDKMKGDKNDFIK, from the coding sequence ATGAAAGTGCAAGAGGTTTTAATTAATGACAGAAAAAGATATTTGCTTATTGATGGAGATAACAAACCTGTCGGTCCAGTTTTAAGGTTTCTTAAATATCTAGATAACATTGGAAAGGCCGAAAATACCTTAAAGTCATACTGTCATTATTTAAAGTTTTACTTTCAATTTTTAAACGAAAAAGAAAAAGAGTACAAGGAAGTGGATCTTAACCTTCTGGCGGAGTATGTATCTTGGCTAAGAAGTCCTAATCAATCTACTAAAGTAATTCAATTTCAACAAACAAAAGCAAGGAGATCTGAGCGAACAGTTAATACTATGGTGACTTGCGTTCAGAGTTTCTACGATTATTTAATGCGAATTGAAGATTATGAAAAAGATCTATCAGAAAAAACAAAGAAGCAAGTGATTGGGAATTACCGATCGTTCAAACCCTTTCTACATCATATATCAAAGGGGAAGCCACTTGATAAAAACATTTTAAAAATTAAAGAACCTCGGAGAGAGGTTTTAACACTTACAAAAGATCAGGTTCAATCTATTCATGATGCGTGTAGCAATATTCGAGATGCTTTATTGGTTCGAATTTTGTATGAAGGCGGTCTTAGAATTGGAGAGGCATTATCTTTATGGATCGAGGACTTTGATATTGGCTCTACCTCCATTCAAGTACGAGAATCTAAAACTGTAAACGGCAAAGGAAGAAGAGTATATGTATCTGGCGATACAATGAATGTTTTTCAAGATTACCTAATTGATTATCATGACGCGGATACCAATCATGTATTTATAAATCTAACTGGTCCTAATAAGGGAGAACCATTAAATTATCAAGCAGCTTTCGATGTAATTAAACGTATAAGAAAGAAAACCCAGATTGATATTACCCCCCATATGTTAAGGCATACTTATGCCACTGAGCTTCATGAACAAGGGGTAGAAATATCGATAATCCAAAAGTTGTTGGGTCATTCGAACGTTCAAACAACAATTAAGACTTATGTTCATCCCACCGATGTCACTATACGAAAAGAGTGGCAGAAAGCACATGACAAGATGAAAGGTGACAAGAATGATTTTATTAAATAA
- a CDS encoding tyrosine-type recombinase/integrase has product MILLNKATEQQARAVRYEQILQELSGYWENEEWDALDCPLYKKEIIIKSPIIKFEETLNPRIRNEFKYYFFSRLTNLEINMATVWSNSTAFNKLQDFIFRFYSDIGSILDIPYGKFSIHYKTYLFEHGKSDLTVKGYLQLYNRIYSFFFDWYDQRKETEKDIWDVRKLGIDYNNSNCGYTLNFTSVPRPFQNLAKRYIEKRVLIQESLSWGSGIQTMAKLQEFFKYIYKKYPNWQDLTSLSRRDIEEFMHYLRTSPMGGDSVHKGQPPTENHIHRSLSVLETFIVYIQRYEWDEAPKKPVGILIVPEDKPRLPPKASNEIKYISDFVWNQIIDHMGKLPQEIIPVVILLETSGFRISDVCSLKVDCLIQREDGWWITGDQRKVKGKNHRVPISEEIAKVVLSQQKLTREKSTSETNPLNYLFPTYHGTRKGQPISRDNVVNNLNKLAIENNIMDENGDIYRCKAHAFRHRYGVNLINNGMNILHVQKLMAHVSPEMTLVYAQIHDTTLRKEWEKATSNGAVRLNPGGKIIATSIEKQADENGLELEWLRHNLDSIRLDHGLCIKSPKNNCDFLEQTLEPPCIKNNCRSFHVDLTFLDFYNDQILKMESDIEIYQKSGRNRSIEIIQPKLKKYKEIRDGIIKNGGIYGLPKTRRELRN; this is encoded by the coding sequence ATGATTTTATTAAATAAAGCAACTGAACAACAAGCTAGAGCTGTAAGATATGAGCAAATTTTACAAGAGTTAAGTGGGTATTGGGAAAACGAAGAATGGGATGCATTAGATTGTCCCCTTTACAAAAAAGAAATAATAATAAAAAGCCCAATAATTAAATTTGAGGAAACATTGAATCCAAGAATTAGAAATGAATTTAAATATTATTTCTTCAGTCGGTTGACTAATTTAGAAATAAATATGGCAACAGTATGGAGTAATTCTACTGCATTTAATAAATTGCAAGATTTTATTTTCAGATTCTATTCTGATATTGGTTCTATTCTAGACATCCCTTACGGGAAATTTTCAATTCACTATAAAACCTATCTTTTTGAACATGGGAAAAGCGACTTAACAGTAAAAGGCTACCTCCAGTTATACAACCGAATTTATTCATTTTTCTTTGACTGGTATGATCAACGGAAGGAAACAGAGAAAGATATTTGGGATGTTCGAAAACTAGGTATTGACTATAATAACAGTAATTGCGGGTACACTTTAAATTTCACTTCTGTACCAAGACCTTTTCAAAACTTGGCAAAAAGATATATCGAAAAACGTGTTCTAATACAAGAAAGTTTAAGCTGGGGTTCTGGCATACAAACCATGGCAAAGCTGCAAGAATTCTTTAAATATATTTATAAAAAGTATCCAAACTGGCAAGACTTAACCTCATTAAGTAGGAGAGATATCGAGGAATTTATGCATTATTTGCGAACCTCTCCAATGGGTGGAGATAGCGTTCACAAAGGTCAACCCCCTACTGAGAATCACATCCATCGCTCATTATCTGTACTAGAAACGTTTATTGTATATATTCAAAGATATGAATGGGATGAAGCTCCCAAAAAGCCTGTAGGAATCCTAATTGTACCTGAAGATAAACCTAGACTACCTCCAAAGGCATCTAACGAAATTAAATACATATCTGATTTTGTTTGGAATCAGATCATTGATCACATGGGAAAACTGCCGCAGGAGATTATTCCGGTTGTAATATTGTTAGAGACATCAGGCTTTAGAATTTCAGATGTGTGTTCTTTGAAAGTAGATTGCTTGATTCAAAGAGAAGATGGTTGGTGGATTACCGGAGATCAGCGTAAAGTAAAGGGGAAAAATCATCGGGTCCCAATTTCGGAAGAAATAGCTAAGGTTGTGCTTTCCCAACAAAAATTAACAAGGGAAAAATCGACTTCAGAAACAAATCCATTAAATTATTTATTTCCAACCTATCATGGTACAAGAAAAGGACAGCCCATTTCGCGTGACAATGTAGTAAATAATTTAAATAAACTAGCTATTGAAAATAATATAATGGATGAAAACGGAGATATCTATCGATGTAAAGCACATGCATTTAGACATCGTTATGGAGTAAACCTTATTAATAACGGTATGAACATTTTACATGTACAAAAGCTGATGGCTCATGTGAGCCCTGAAATGACACTGGTATACGCCCAGATTCATGATACAACCCTTCGAAAAGAATGGGAAAAAGCCACAAGTAATGGGGCTGTAAGATTAAATCCAGGTGGCAAAATTATCGCTACTAGTATAGAAAAACAAGCAGACGAAAATGGATTAGAGTTAGAATGGCTCCGCCACAATTTGGATTCCATTCGATTAGATCACGGTTTGTGTATTAAAAGCCCCAAAAATAATTGTGACTTTTTGGAACAAACTTTAGAACCACCATGTATAAAAAACAATTGCCGCAGTTTCCATGTAGATCTGACGTTTCTAGATTTCTATAACGACCAAATTCTTAAAATGGAATCTGATATTGAGATATATCAAAAATCAGGTAGAAATAGATCAATTGAAATTATTCAGCCAAAATTGAAAAAGTATAAAGAAATTAGAGATGGAATAATAAAAAATGGTGGGATTTATGGACTTCCTAAAACAAGAAGAGAATTGAGAAACTGA
- a CDS encoding DUF6262 family protein, translating to MANINPNTQPLLRSIEEKQQKAKQKVESTIKEMIKHKEKINFNSVSAKSGVSKPFLYKHSDIRSRIETLRKQEEKLDSPNQVKRNMTDHSKDVIIASLRKKMMHLEEENKKLKEQLKVDWAAIYKEIN from the coding sequence ATGGCAAATATAAACCCAAATACTCAACCACTTCTTCGAAGTATCGAAGAAAAACAGCAAAAAGCAAAGCAAAAGGTTGAAAGTACCATTAAAGAAATGATTAAACATAAAGAAAAGATAAATTTTAATTCTGTATCAGCAAAATCAGGGGTATCAAAACCATTTTTATATAAACACAGCGATATCAGGTCGAGAATTGAAACATTAAGAAAACAAGAAGAAAAATTAGATTCACCGAATCAAGTAAAACGAAACATGACAGACCATTCTAAAGATGTGATAATTGCATCACTTCGAAAGAAAATGATGCATCTCGAAGAAGAAAATAAGAAATTGAAGGAACAATTAAAGGTCGATTGGGCCGCAATTTATAAGGAAATCAATTAA
- the metG gene encoding methionine--tRNA ligase gives MAIFIGGAWPYANGSLHLGHIAALLPGDILARYYRQKGEKVLYVSGSDCNCTPISIRANQENTTTEAIANRYHQEFTESFRKLGFTYDLYTRTDTEHHHNSVKEIFLKLLENGYMYKKTIEQAYCETDQQFLPDRFVEGICPNCGAKARGDQCDNCSSILDPVDLLDKRCKICGTQPAIKKTEHFYFSLSQFQGRLEAFLENAVQDNKWRENAIALTSRYLKEGLPDKAATRDLPNGVDVPISGFEGKRIYVWIEAVAGYLTASKEWAKNHNDRVEDYWNKESYSYYIHGKDNIPFHTIIWPSILMGINNPALPTHIISNEYLTLEKRKLSTSQNWAVWAPDMLERYDADSIRYFLTVNAPENRDTDFSWREFIYSHNSELLGAYGNFVNRTLKFIEKSYEGTSPIGKIDSKIKVKVEVLYKEVGCLIREGQFKKPLEQIFEFVRYANKYFDEQKPWIQIKEDKASCDKTMANCVYIIANLTQLLNPFLPFSSEKVKVMLGLKELRWEAVEELSVNLHEIKPLFERIDVKRIEEELGRLTKEAL, from the coding sequence ATGGCTATTTTTATCGGAGGGGCATGGCCGTACGCCAATGGTTCCTTGCACTTAGGGCATATAGCCGCATTATTACCTGGAGATATTTTAGCAAGGTATTACCGGCAGAAAGGAGAAAAGGTCTTATATGTTTCAGGAAGTGACTGCAACTGCACACCCATTTCCATAAGAGCAAATCAAGAAAATACAACAACAGAAGCGATAGCAAATCGTTATCATCAAGAATTTACGGAGAGTTTTAGGAAGCTTGGCTTTACCTATGATTTGTATACCCGGACTGACACTGAACACCATCATAATTCTGTAAAGGAAATATTTTTAAAACTTCTTGAAAATGGATACATGTATAAAAAAACGATTGAGCAGGCCTATTGTGAAACAGATCAACAATTTTTACCGGATCGTTTTGTCGAGGGGATATGTCCTAATTGTGGGGCAAAAGCAAGAGGGGATCAATGTGACAATTGCTCATCCATTCTAGATCCAGTTGATTTATTGGATAAGAGATGTAAGATTTGTGGGACTCAGCCTGCTATCAAAAAAACAGAGCATTTTTATTTTTCGCTTAGTCAATTCCAAGGACGTTTGGAAGCTTTTCTGGAGAATGCTGTGCAGGATAATAAATGGCGCGAAAACGCGATTGCTTTAACATCTAGATATTTAAAAGAAGGTCTTCCTGACAAGGCAGCGACTCGCGACCTGCCTAACGGGGTTGATGTTCCTATATCAGGTTTTGAAGGGAAGAGAATATATGTGTGGATTGAGGCAGTGGCAGGCTATTTGACAGCTAGTAAGGAGTGGGCGAAGAACCATAACGATAGGGTCGAAGACTACTGGAATAAAGAATCCTATTCTTATTACATTCATGGAAAGGACAACATTCCTTTTCACACAATCATTTGGCCTTCTATCTTAATGGGTATCAATAATCCAGCGTTACCAACCCATATCATTTCCAATGAGTACTTAACACTTGAAAAACGGAAGCTGTCAACAAGTCAAAACTGGGCTGTGTGGGCTCCAGATATGTTAGAAAGATATGATGCAGACTCCATCCGATACTTTCTAACTGTCAATGCACCTGAAAATCGAGATACTGATTTTTCCTGGCGCGAATTTATCTATAGTCACAACAGTGAATTGCTAGGAGCATATGGGAACTTTGTTAATCGAACATTGAAGTTTATTGAGAAATCTTACGAAGGAACATCACCAATTGGAAAGATTGATTCAAAAATCAAGGTTAAGGTTGAGGTACTCTATAAAGAAGTTGGCTGCTTAATAAGAGAGGGACAATTTAAAAAGCCACTAGAGCAAATCTTTGAATTTGTTCGGTATGCAAATAAATATTTTGATGAGCAAAAGCCTTGGATTCAAATTAAAGAAGACAAAGCTTCCTGTGATAAGACGATGGCTAATTGTGTTTACATCATTGCAAACCTCACACAATTGTTAAATCCTTTTCTGCCTTTCTCAAGTGAAAAAGTCAAAGTGATGTTGGGGTTGAAAGAGCTAAGATGGGAAGCTGTTGAGGAGCTATCCGTCAATTTGCATGAAATAAAACCACTTTTTGAAAGAATCGATGTGAAGAGAATAGAAGAAGAGTTAGGGCGGTTAACGAAAGAAGCTTTATAA
- a CDS encoding LURP-one-related family protein: MRQLFIKQKVFSISEKFTVKDQQEKDIYFVEGSFMRLPKTFSILSPKREEVALIAKKMFTFLPKFMVQVNGQEILTINKEFSFLKARYTIDAAGIEVRGNWWDMDFQVLQNGKIVGEVSKKWFTWGDSYHVQIQDEEMETIVIAIVVAIDCVKADHAAASSNPAT; the protein is encoded by the coding sequence ATGAGACAGCTATTTATTAAACAAAAGGTATTTAGCATTAGTGAGAAATTCACGGTAAAGGATCAACAGGAGAAAGACATCTATTTTGTAGAGGGAAGCTTTATGCGGTTACCTAAAACTTTCTCCATCTTGAGCCCTAAACGAGAAGAAGTGGCACTCATCGCGAAAAAAATGTTCACCTTTTTGCCAAAGTTTATGGTGCAAGTTAATGGTCAAGAAATACTTACAATAAACAAAGAATTTTCTTTTTTGAAGGCACGATATACTATTGATGCGGCAGGTATTGAGGTGCGTGGCAATTGGTGGGATATGGACTTTCAAGTACTTCAAAATGGGAAAATCGTGGGAGAAGTGTCCAAAAAGTGGTTTACTTGGGGTGATAGCTACCATGTACAAATACAAGATGAAGAGATGGAAACCATTGTTATTGCCATCGTGGTTGCCATCGATTGTGTGAAAGCAGATCATGCAGCAGCTTCTTCCAATCCTGCCACATAA
- a CDS encoding GNAT family N-acetyltransferase: MIIREMKKEDNAIVKKIIQNSLESLSLAIPGTAYYDPQLNELHQYYTNLDYAKYWVVEVREEVVGGIGIAPFNKDDKICELQKLYVRTNVQGLGIGKLLMETALSFASEHYNKCYLETTKELKTACLLYEKFGFTLLQEPLPGSEHSAMDAWYLKQLTPRGA; the protein is encoded by the coding sequence ATGATTATTCGAGAAATGAAAAAAGAAGACAATGCAATAGTTAAAAAGATCATCCAAAATTCTTTAGAATCCCTTAGCCTAGCTATACCAGGGACTGCTTATTATGATCCTCAACTTAACGAACTGCATCAATATTATACTAATTTAGATTATGCTAAATATTGGGTAGTCGAAGTGAGGGAAGAAGTTGTTGGCGGAATTGGTATTGCGCCCTTTAACAAGGATGATAAAATTTGCGAATTACAAAAGCTTTATGTACGTACAAATGTGCAAGGTTTGGGAATTGGAAAACTGCTGATGGAAACCGCTCTGTCCTTTGCCTCAGAACATTATAATAAGTGCTACTTAGAAACAACAAAAGAGTTGAAAACCGCCTGTTTATTATATGAAAAATTCGGATTCACATTATTACAGGAGCCACTACCAGGATCTGAACATTCCGCAATGGATGCTTGGTACCTAAAGCAGCTGACACCTAGAGGGGCTTAA
- a CDS encoding GNAT family N-acetyltransferase, with product MYQYFNGIVIREGTEGVPAECVEALFEDAGWARNTPSWQKEKFSLIFKNSTWAFTVWDQNKMIGMVRVISDQIMVANIVDLVVLTEYRGKGIGKKIVELCVQKLPHGDWFAHTSANNFSFYQKCGFEVKDVTKNGTCAYYGYIQARKDGHR from the coding sequence ATGTACCAATATTTTAATGGCATAGTAATAAGGGAAGGTACGGAAGGGGTTCCAGCTGAGTGTGTGGAAGCTCTTTTTGAAGATGCAGGCTGGGCTAGGAATACACCATCTTGGCAAAAAGAGAAGTTTTCGCTTATATTCAAAAATTCAACTTGGGCATTTACCGTTTGGGATCAAAACAAGATGATTGGCATGGTTAGGGTGATCTCGGACCAAATAATGGTTGCTAATATAGTAGATTTGGTTGTTTTAACCGAATACCGCGGGAAAGGTATCGGGAAGAAAATCGTAGAGCTTTGTGTTCAAAAACTTCCTCACGGTGATTGGTTTGCACACACATCTGCTAATAATTTCAGTTTCTATCAGAAGTGCGGTTTTGAAGTCAAAGATGTAACCAAAAATGGGACTTGTGCCTATTACGGATATATTCAGGCGAGGAAAGATGGGCATAGGTAG